Within Larus michahellis chromosome 5, bLarMic1.1, whole genome shotgun sequence, the genomic segment TTCgctatttttataaagaacaatTCCACTGGAAATATTTACTTTCCAAAGGATTGTTGGAAGCCCATCCGGAATCTCCTAAGGAAAGGGAGGTGGATGTGCCCTCCATCTGCTCTGGGCTGACTCTAGCTCCCACGTCCAGCGAGTTTCTCTTTCTGCTATGGCCAAACGTCAAGCTGTCGCTCTAACGAAGTACGTGGAAGGCTTTTGCTCTTTGTTAATGAGAGGGAGAGATACCAGTTTGCAACCAGTGCGTGGGCTTGCTTTCAATTACAGCTCAAGACAGAGAACATCTTATTTACACACTTTATCTAAGCGCTGTGATGGTGCGAGTTTAGTCCTTACAGTACGTATTCTGAGTGCTCGTAGAGCAGTACAGTCAAGGGGCCGGCAAAACCTAAAGCGCACGTGACGTTCTTCTAGGTATGCCGGCGTGTCAGCGGTAAATCAGCCCACAAGAGCCACAGGAGTCTGCGGGTAGCCAAGGCAGTGACCACGAGCCATGAATAAACCGGTGCTTTGCCACGGTCTGGCCCACCAGCGTGGGGCAAGCTGGTGGCGGCTTCTCTCGGGTGGGACTGACTCCCTGTCGTTGCCGTAGGATGCTCCCGCTGCGctgccccctgctcctgctgctgctgctgctgctgcccctcagCTCCAGGCCCCAGAAGTTCCCTACCAGAGACGAGGAGCTCTTCCAAATGCAGATCCGGGACAAAGCGTTTTTTCACGATTCGTCCGTCATCCCGGATGGAGCCGAAATTAGCAGCTACCTCTTCCGAGACACCCCTAAAAGGTATTTCTGCCCAGTTCAAATGAGGAAGTTGTACTTCGAAGGTAGTGGCTCTATTTTCTGagtgatttgaaataaaaattggatccaaaccagaaaaatacaaatgccGGTGTTCTGTCTGGTGAAGTAAGTAACTATGCGAGTTTCCATCCCAATCCGGCCTCCCCGGCTGAGGGTCCGTCCAGTTTTTATTCGATTTCTGGGACAACCCCAGAGCTCCCACAGATGGCAGAAGTTCCCTGAAGTGGGGCCACTAACCGTGTCCAGAggcaaagggatggggaaggaaattAGAAACCACAGGCTTACCCCACCACACTTGTCTTGCTTCATTCTTTCATACTGGGCCTTAAAGACGCAGCGAACCCCGCTCTGGTCTGAGCTGCCCACTTGCCAACCTCTCCCTGTGGGTCAGAAAACACTGAGGTTAGGCTGGGGAAAGAACCCGAGGCTCTGAAGAGTTCAGGGAAGGCCAGCATTGCCACCTTCCTCCTCGTATCGCACACCTCCTTGAGCCGGCATCGGTGGGGAAAAACTTTTAAACActtattttacaataaatgaCATGTAGCGCTTGGGGGGATGTGGGAGGACAGCTGAAGGTATATGTATCTATATGCGTTTGTAGGGCCCTCACCCGGACATAGCGTAAAATATGCGTCCTGCTTCGAAGAGCATATTCCTAAATTCCAGGAAAGATCCCTTTTCCCTCGTTCATACCTTTGTGACCATTTATACTGTACGTAGTTAGCGTAGGGGTATAAAGTGAGGCTGATGGAGGGGAGGCCAGGAGGCCAGAAACCCCTCCGCCATGTCTGGGCAAGCGAAGTGCGAACTCTGCAGCACTGTGTGAGTGGGGGgactcccctccccagctcttgCCCACCAGCCTTTCCGTATTCCCTCTACACACACTCCCGGCTTTTGTCTCCGTTGCCGCACCGAGACCAACCTCGATCATATCAAATCACGCCGGTTGGCTGCCATCAGGATCTATTGACTTATGGCTCTGTTAACCTTCCCCTAGGTACTTCTTTGTGGTTGAAGAGGACAACACTCCCTTAGCAGTGACAGTGACGCCGTGCGATGCCCCTCTGGAGTGGAAACTGAGTGTGCAAGAGCTCCCAGAGGAAGCCAGCGGAGAAGGTTCAGGTAAAAACCAACCAAGGATTTCCCTCGCGCCTCAGAGGCCCGCTTTGCTCCTGGATTCAAAGCCCCTCAGACCAGTCTCGGTGTGATGTTGAATATTGCAGCAGGCCCATCTTTATGTTTGGATCTTCAGCCCCAGTCCTGCCGTTGTGCAGGAAACTGGCCACAGGTAGCAACGTGACAAGGAAAagggctattaaaaaaaaggtaaaagtaaAAGTTATGGATACAGAGCGCACTAGATGCTGCCACAACAAACTGCGTTTGCCCAGAGGAACTCAGTTTTACAGGTGGCTTTGCTGTGGGCTGTGCACACAAGATAACAACCGGAGAGACAGGGCTGGCGTTGCAGCGGGGCTGAGCTCGCCCCTTTGAGGGGACTCGTCTGTAGACGCGGAGCTTATTTGCAGATAAACGTAAAACTGCTGCTGAGGGGAGAAGAGTTGTCTGGTTTCCAGAGCTCAGTGGCACACAACCACACTGAACTGTATACACACttttgcccccccaccccccccgtatTTAGGCACAAAGTTTTAGCGTGACTCGGAGGGCCAGAGCGAAGGGCCCAAGCCCAGCAACAGGCAGTTTCCACTGGGGAGCTCTACAGCATCTCCTAGTTGGGTGCCTGAAGTAGTCTAGTGGAAGGTATTAGCTACCATTCGTGAGGCTCCATTAATACTGGTCAGGTGCAATTTcttttgcatttggttttaaCCCGAGTGGCAGACCAGTCTCCCTCTCGGATTTGACGGAAGTATCTTGCTGAGAAGataaaaccttcctttttttgtcttacttttgtattttatgtAGAAGTGTCtattagttttttattttctcatatttgCAGATTGTGTCTACTTTGTCTATTTGTCTTGTCGtacaaatgttttgctttgcttataacCTAGGTGAACCAGAACCTCTTGAGCAACAGAAACAGCAGATTACTAACGAGGAAGGCACAGAGCTGTTCTCTTACAAAGGCAATGACGTGGAGTACTTTGTGTCCTCTAGTTCCCCGTCTGGTTTGTACCAACTAGATCTACTGTCGACAGAGAAAGACACGCATTTTAAAGTGTATGCAACCACTACTCCAGAATCGGACCAACCTTATCCTGAACTACCTTACGATCCCAGAATCGATGTCACTTCTCTGGGACGTACAACGGTGACCCTGGCGTGGAAGCCAAGTCCCACTGCCTCCTTACTGAAACAGCCAATTCAGTATTGCATAGTCATCAATAAAGAGCACAATTTCAAAAGCCTCTGTGCTGTTGAAGCCAAGCTCAGTTCTGACGATGCCTTCATGATGGCTCCAAAACCAGGTCTGGATTTCAGTCCATTTGACTTTGCCCACTTTGGCTTTCCCTCCGACAACAACTCCGGCAAAGAACGTGGTTTCCTAAAATCATCATCAAAGTTTGGGCGCCAAACATCCTCAAAGCCAAGAGTTGACCTGCATAAAGTTTGTGTTGGGAACAAGAACATCTTCACAGTGTCAGACCTGAAGCCCGATACGCAGTACTACTTCGACATGTTTGCCGTCAATACCAACACTAACATGAGCACCGCATACGTTGGCACCTTTGCCAGAACAAAGGAGGAGGCTAAACAGAAAACAGTCGAACTGAAGGACGGCAAAGTTACGGATGTGTTCATCAAGAGAAAGGGAGCCAAGTTCCTACGGTTTGCTCCCGTTTCATCTCACCAAAAAGTCACCTTCTCCGTTCATTCATGCCTGGATGCTGTTCAGATCCAAGTTAGAAGAGATGGAAAACTTCTCTTGTCTCAAAACGTGGAGGGTGTGCGGCAGTTCCAGCTTCgtggaaaagcaaaagctaaatATCTCATTAggctgaaaggaagcaaaaaaggtGCTTCTATGCTGAAGATCCTGGCTACAACCAGGCCTAACAAGCAGTcgtttccttctcttcctgaaGATACACGAATCAAAGCCTTTGACAAACTCCGTACATGTTCTTCGGTCACGGTGGCGTGGCTGGGCACCCAGGAGAGAAACAAATTCTGCATCTACAAAAGGGAAGTGGATGACAACTACAacgaagagcagaagaaaagggagcaGAACCAGTGCTTGGGTCCAGATACGAGGAAGAAATCGGAAAAGGTTCTCTGTAAGTACTTCCACAGCCAGAACATCCAGAAAGCAGTGACCACAGAGACAATCAGAGGCCTGCAGCCTGGCAAGTCCTACCTGCTGGACGTTTATGTGATAGGGCACGGCGGGCACTCCGTGAAATATCAGAGCAAATTGGTGAAAACGAGGAAGTTCTGCTAGTGCCCTTGTACATAGAAATACATGGAACTCCGCTCAGAACATTATCCTACTTCCAAGTATATGGATTGACTACTTGCACAGCTGAGAAGCTGTGACCTGTATTTGTACTGTGTAGAAAAGATATCAACTTGTATATTTATGTTTACATAAGTAATTGTTTGGAGGAACTGAAGCTGGTGCTCTCCGATAGCATCCGGCAACGGTATAACCATGTGTCCGGTGACCCACACGTGATGCTCGGTAGATGTCCAAGGTAGCAGGAAACCTCGAAGGGACTGGCACTCCTTTGCTTCCATATTGCATGAACtgcttctaaattattttatacTTAAAAGGCTGAGATACGTCATTCGTCCACCTTGTTATTCACACACAAAACTCACAGACATACACCCTTTCTCTCAGTGTAGATGGTAGGGcttctgtaaattattttatagagtcttgttttaaatgtttatgtTTCTATGATTGTAAACTATTAAAATCTCTCCCCAATAAAATACAGATCTGAACTAAGTATTAACTGGGCTGCACATGAAGCAGTTTCATTGCTAATGTAAATTCTTACCTAGCTGATTGTCATGTTTAAATACTGTATGTATTTCATGTACAAAGTTGCTATAACGTTATATTCCtgtacataaaattaaaaatattagatTATATaccgtttctttttttcttaacacgCGGAGGGGATTCTTCCCAGACTTGGGGACAGAAGAGGCATGCTGGAACTTGAGCCGAATTCAGCTAGGACGTGCCTCTCTTCTGTTGTTCTTCGTCTTTTTGGGCAAGGCGACGGAAGTCTAGTAGAATTACTGATGCTGCTGAGTCAGTTAAAATCTGCAGGAGAGCGCAGGCCATTGAAAGAGGGGTGGTTGTGCCACACTCAGGGTCTACAGTGACCCAAGCACTAAAGGAGCAGGACAGCAGAGAAGAGCTTCACTTGTCCCGGGTGGGAATGGATCCTGTTTGGTCGTGGTTGCTCGTGCCGCCAGCGCTTCGCAAGGAGCTCGCCGTCTGAGTTAGAGCGACCATACGATCCAAACAAATAACCCACCAGAGAACCAGTTGTTATTTTTGTTAGTTTACCATtgaaaacatttgctttctgGATGCTGCTGGTTTTGACCAAAGTAACAGTAAGCTGagaggattattattttttttccattgacgAGAATGGTagtgctaagaaaaaaaaatcccatactttcgtttaaattgcatttatttccatTGTGTAGATTGCTTCACAGTATTAAATGTCTGGATCTCATCTTTTctaacttttcttatttttccacgTCCCCTTCATTGACTCAAAAACTTGTATAGAGCTGCTTAATGGAAAACACACTTCTGAGAGGCAACCAGCCCAGCCCCAGTTCAAGCGGCTAAGAGCAGGATAGTGTCTCAGTCCCGGTAGCACAGTACAGGTCAGGGCCTCAGGACAGgtaacagacctttttttttttttcggtccCATCGTATGTACCAGCCCGCAGCGCTCGGGCAGTGGACGTCGGGGCTTATTCAAAGACAGTCTCTGTCTCTTCCTTAGGTGCCTGGCCACAAAACGTCTCACTGCTGTGACTTTAGCACTTGCGGCCCCCTCGGGGCTCTGAAGATGAGGGAAAGGGCCCAAAATCCACGTAAAGGCTGAAAGCAGGTTCCTCTTAGGCTGCTCACGGGAGAGACGAGAACTCTCCACCCCAGGAAAGGTGAGCTCCAGTTTTCCTTGGCCCCGTAGTGCTGAGCTCTTCAGGTTTTCCTCCCTGCTGGCCCCAGTTTGCAGACTGGAGGGCGGCAGCAGGGTTTGGTGGCTGCGCAAGCTCCCGCGCCGTTCCACAGGCTGAGTTTGCTGTGAGGATTCTCCAGGAAAAAGGCAGATACCGCAGCACGAAAACTGATCAGAAGACGCCTGCTGTGTTTAAAGTAATTATGTAATAAACCTAATAATTGAAATTTAGATTTCTCTGGAGGCCATCTCCTCTCCTCATTTGAAAACATCTCTCTGATTTCTTAAAATGAATGACTTGAGTAACGCACGCCCGCTAGACTACCGTGCCAGGGCGTAGGTGACCAGTAGATGACTCCAGCTGGGGATCCCTGAAGGACAGGACTGGGGCACCAGTGATAGATTGCCAGTTGCCAGGGAGATACTTTCCCTACATGTCACTGTCCAAAAAGCTACCAAACCTTTCAGTTAAAGGCAGCACTTGCATCTTTTTAAGCATTTCTCTGTTCACTGCTGCCATTTTTGTGTGGAACGGTGCCCCTTCCACTGGCCGGTTATGATGTTTGCTTGAAAACATATGTTTCGTCACCATTCCAGCTCTGTTTGTTTCCTTTAGCCAGATTTCTCTGTTTGGATATTCATCCAGCTCCCTTGGCGTTTCTGCCTGCTAACCACTTATGTTTGCAGTATgtcacaaaattaaaacattcctCAAGATGCATACGTCTTCCCTTTCTGAACGCTACGTGttcaaagaaaaatgtcacaATATTTGTCTTTATTCCTGCTGGAATTCTTCTCGTCCCAAACAACTAGCTTTATTTATTCTCCTGGATGAAACCGAGACCATAAAAGTATTACATCTACTAATCATCCCCTTATTATTCAGGTCAAGTGGATCTGAGAGAGGCAGTTCTGATTTTGAAGGACGAGTAAAAATAAGGGCACTGGTCTTTATATAAAGTGCAAATACAAGTCACCCTTAAGTGGGAGGTGACTTAACTATTAAAGTAAAATAGGTATTTACTGGGAAAGCTCCAGACTGTTTGTGAAGCAGAGAGCCCACGTAAGGAGTCATAGCATGGGGCAACCGAAGAGCTCTCCTCGTGCCCCATCGCTGCCGGTCAGCCTGGCCGTGAATGCAGTTCAGGCTGTGTGCGTTTTCATCCTCTGGCTCACCTCATCACCGATTTGCCGCTTTCTGTCCACcgggaaacaaaacaaatctacAGACTCATTTCGCAGGGGCCGCAGAATGACAATAACTTTTAAACCGCTGCCCTGCATTGGGTCTGACTAGGTCACAGATCTGGATCCTGTCATTAATCCACTGTTACATCTCTATCCTTAGTTTCACAtcaaaacacacatgaaaaactTAAAAGAATGTAATAGATGGATACCTGGCATAAAaggtcaaaaaaaaccccagtatatcaaatatacatacaaatatatataacatataagGTTTTTTTCTAAGCACAAGGCTGAAGAGgcaattaaaacagaaacataagCTTGGAAATAGAAGGTTAAATGGAGTTCAGCATTCATATTGAGGGTACGTGTCCCTTTGGGAAAGAATGCCATGCTGGGATATGCAGCTGAGGATGACGCAGGGCTACAGGAAAGCCATGTACAGTGGCCCAGCCTGGTGGCCATGCCTCATGAAGGCGTTATCTACTGCAGGACTCTGCCAACACAGAAGAAATCCtctacagattattttttattgtggTTTGTTTCAAAACAAGTAAAGAGTCATTGAGCCGTTGCGTACCACGGCAAGATAATCTTCAACACCTTCATCAGTCAAAGCGGAGCTTATCTAATTTTACTGATTTACTTACTGACAAATCTGGCAGCAGCCTTACAATGTAAGCTTCAAAGAGCCCGTGGGACAAAACGGTCCCTGAGTTACAAAACACCAGTTAAGATTCTGACGGCAGCAGAACTGCGGAATAAATC encodes:
- the NDNF gene encoding protein NDNF isoform X1 gives rise to the protein MLCANTRMLPLRCPLLLLLLLLLPLSSRPQKFPTRDEELFQMQIRDKAFFHDSSVIPDGAEISSYLFRDTPKRYFFVVEEDNTPLAVTVTPCDAPLEWKLSVQELPEEASGEGSGEPEPLEQQKQQITNEEGTELFSYKGNDVEYFVSSSSPSGLYQLDLLSTEKDTHFKVYATTTPESDQPYPELPYDPRIDVTSLGRTTVTLAWKPSPTASLLKQPIQYCIVINKEHNFKSLCAVEAKLSSDDAFMMAPKPGLDFSPFDFAHFGFPSDNNSGKERGFLKSSSKFGRQTSSKPRVDLHKVCVGNKNIFTVSDLKPDTQYYFDMFAVNTNTNMSTAYVGTFARTKEEAKQKTVELKDGKVTDVFIKRKGAKFLRFAPVSSHQKVTFSVHSCLDAVQIQVRRDGKLLLSQNVEGVRQFQLRGKAKAKYLIRLKGSKKGASMLKILATTRPNKQSFPSLPEDTRIKAFDKLRTCSSVTVAWLGTQERNKFCIYKREVDDNYNEEQKKREQNQCLGPDTRKKSEKVLCKYFHSQNIQKAVTTETIRGLQPGKSYLLDVYVIGHGGHSVKYQSKLVKTRKFC
- the NDNF gene encoding protein NDNF isoform X2, translating into MLPLRCPLLLLLLLLLPLSSRPQKFPTRDEELFQMQIRDKAFFHDSSVIPDGAEISSYLFRDTPKRYFFVVEEDNTPLAVTVTPCDAPLEWKLSVQELPEEASGEGSGEPEPLEQQKQQITNEEGTELFSYKGNDVEYFVSSSSPSGLYQLDLLSTEKDTHFKVYATTTPESDQPYPELPYDPRIDVTSLGRTTVTLAWKPSPTASLLKQPIQYCIVINKEHNFKSLCAVEAKLSSDDAFMMAPKPGLDFSPFDFAHFGFPSDNNSGKERGFLKSSSKFGRQTSSKPRVDLHKVCVGNKNIFTVSDLKPDTQYYFDMFAVNTNTNMSTAYVGTFARTKEEAKQKTVELKDGKVTDVFIKRKGAKFLRFAPVSSHQKVTFSVHSCLDAVQIQVRRDGKLLLSQNVEGVRQFQLRGKAKAKYLIRLKGSKKGASMLKILATTRPNKQSFPSLPEDTRIKAFDKLRTCSSVTVAWLGTQERNKFCIYKREVDDNYNEEQKKREQNQCLGPDTRKKSEKVLCKYFHSQNIQKAVTTETIRGLQPGKSYLLDVYVIGHGGHSVKYQSKLVKTRKFC